A part of Gossypium hirsutum isolate 1008001.06 chromosome A07, Gossypium_hirsutum_v2.1, whole genome shotgun sequence genomic DNA contains:
- the LOC107899367 gene encoding uncharacterized protein isoform X2, which translates to MYLRKAAVSLLRRVRLPSHSISTSVSPPKTSMATATPLPFPLSRKIQFPNQFGNGSSWSTTYADPPIWTILFIQAAIILGINVHPIFADDGSNETNTESEVQGVNISGLSKIEDGSVISNVHTSKWRIFTDNGRDYFLQGKLKEAEKFFLSAIQEAKEGFGERDPHVASACNNLAELYRVKKAFDKAEPLYLDAIRILEEAFGSEDIRVGVALHNLGQFYLVQRKLEAARVCYESALKIKGRVLGRGSADYADTMYHLGTVLFLQGRLNDSEVVIQDSIRVLEENGQGESMACIRRLRYLAQGWNSLDTVVAAEGLGLTLQSSGSLKEAQELLERCLDARKTLLPEDHIQIGANMLHIARVVMLNYNQLRGMHVSDAIAELDKAKGLLNNAIRITRKVISKSKTQNKKQGYGVSGETRRDGYAAVIILLQSLNELGLLEINRQELQESGAKLSSTPEVKNAHFECISSYKELATERLIGDSTQVKAEYLSCLKHLSSLLDAKGTTEYRGTTLQELKDEIKRVEDDISQSWRHKS; encoded by the exons ATGTATCTACGTAAAGCTGCCGTTAGTTTGCTAAGGAGAGTTCGCCTCCCTTCTCATTCCATCTCCACTTCTGTTTCTCCTCCAAAAACTTCAATGGCTACCGCCACCCCGTTGCCGTTCCCTCTTTCCA GAAAAATCCAATTTCCCAATCAATTTGGTAATGGAAGTTCATGGAGTACGACTTATGCTGATCCTCCTATATGGACTATACTATTTATTCAAGCTG CTATAATTTTGGGGATAAATGTCCACCCCATTTTTGCTGACGATGGCTCAAATGAAACAAATACAGAGAGTGAAGTCCAAGGCGTTAACATTTCTGGATTAAGTAAAATTGAGGATGGCTCTGTTATATCCAATGTACACACATCTAAGTGGAGGATTTTTACAGATAATGGGAGGGATTATTTTCTGCAG GGAAAACTAAAGGAGGCAGAAAAGTTCTTCCTTTCTGCAATCCAGGAAGCTAAAGAAGGATTTGGGGAGAGAGATCCCCATGTTGCATCTGCATGCAACAATTTG GCAGAGCTTTACAGAGTTAAAAAGGCATTTGACAAGGCAGAACCTTTGTATTTAGATGCCATCCGCATATTAGAGGAGGCATTTGGCTCTGAAGATATACG TGTAGGAGTTGCCCTGCACAATCTCGGGCAGTTCTATCTTGTCCAGAGAAAGTTGGAGGCGGCTCGGGTGTGCTACGAG AGTGCTTTAAAG ATAAAGGGACGTGTTCTTGGACGTGGCAGCGCAGATTATGCGGATACAATGTATCACCTTGGAACG GTATTGTTTCTCCAAGGTAGACTAAATGACTCTGAGGTCGTTATTCAGGATTCTATCAGAGTACTAGAG GAAAATGGTCAGGGGGAGTCAATGGCATGCATCAGGAGATTACGATATCTGGCGCAG GGATGGAACTCATTGGACACTGTAGTTGCTGCAGAAGGGTTGGGCTTAACATTACAATCATCTGGGAGCTTAAAAGAAGCACAAGAACTTCTTGAAAG GTGTCTTGATGCTCGGAAAACATTACTCCCTGAAGATCACATCCAG ATTGGAGCCAACATGCTTCACATTGCTAGGGTTGTAATGCTTAATTACAATCAACTTAGGGGGATGCATGTTTCTGATGCAATTGCTGAGCTTGACAAGGCAAAAGGTCTTTTAAACAATGCAATAAG GATAACAAGGAAAGTTATTAGTAAATCGAAAACACAAAACAAGAAGCAAGGTTATGGAGTTTCTGGAGAAACTAGGCGAGATGGTTATGCAGCAGTGATCATACTG TTGCAGTCGCTCAATGAACTAGGGCTTTTGGAGATCAACCGGCAAGAACTGCAGGAATCAGGG GCAAAGTTGTCATCCACTCCTGAGGTCAAAAATGCACATTTTGAATGCATTTCTTCCTACAAAGAG TTGGCAACTGAAAGGTTAATTGGTGATTCGACGCAAGTAAAGGCGGAGTATCTTTCTTGTTTGAAGCATCTTTCAAGTTTGTTAGATGCTAAAGGCACAACAGAATACAGAGGAACAACGTTGCAGGAGCTGAAGGATGAAATCAAGCGTGTAGAAGATGATATTTCGCAGTCGTGGAGGCATAAAAGCTAA
- the LOC107899367 gene encoding kinesin light chain 3 isoform X1 gives MYLRKAAVSLLRRVRLPSHSISTSVSPPKTSMATATPLPFPLSRKIQFPNQFGNGSSWSTTYADPPIWTILFIQAAIILGINVHPIFADDGSNETNTESEVQGVNISGLSKIEDGSVISNVHTSKWRIFTDNGRDYFLQGKLKEAEKFFLSAIQEAKEGFGERDPHVASACNNLAELYRVKKAFDKAEPLYLDAIRILEEAFGSEDIRVGVALHNLGQFYLVQRKLEAARVCYESALKIKGRVLGRGSADYADTMYHLGTVLFLQGRLNDSEVVIQDSIRVLEENGQGESMACIRRLRYLAQIYIKSNRISEAENIERKVLHIMELSKGWNSLDTVVAAEGLGLTLQSSGSLKEAQELLERCLDARKTLLPEDHIQIGANMLHIARVVMLNYNQLRGMHVSDAIAELDKAKGLLNNAIRITRKVISKSKTQNKKQGYGVSGETRRDGYAAVIILLQSLNELGLLEINRQELQESGAKLSSTPEVKNAHFECISSYKELATERLIGDSTQVKAEYLSCLKHLSSLLDAKGTTEYRGTTLQELKDEIKRVEDDISQSWRHKS, from the exons ATGTATCTACGTAAAGCTGCCGTTAGTTTGCTAAGGAGAGTTCGCCTCCCTTCTCATTCCATCTCCACTTCTGTTTCTCCTCCAAAAACTTCAATGGCTACCGCCACCCCGTTGCCGTTCCCTCTTTCCA GAAAAATCCAATTTCCCAATCAATTTGGTAATGGAAGTTCATGGAGTACGACTTATGCTGATCCTCCTATATGGACTATACTATTTATTCAAGCTG CTATAATTTTGGGGATAAATGTCCACCCCATTTTTGCTGACGATGGCTCAAATGAAACAAATACAGAGAGTGAAGTCCAAGGCGTTAACATTTCTGGATTAAGTAAAATTGAGGATGGCTCTGTTATATCCAATGTACACACATCTAAGTGGAGGATTTTTACAGATAATGGGAGGGATTATTTTCTGCAG GGAAAACTAAAGGAGGCAGAAAAGTTCTTCCTTTCTGCAATCCAGGAAGCTAAAGAAGGATTTGGGGAGAGAGATCCCCATGTTGCATCTGCATGCAACAATTTG GCAGAGCTTTACAGAGTTAAAAAGGCATTTGACAAGGCAGAACCTTTGTATTTAGATGCCATCCGCATATTAGAGGAGGCATTTGGCTCTGAAGATATACG TGTAGGAGTTGCCCTGCACAATCTCGGGCAGTTCTATCTTGTCCAGAGAAAGTTGGAGGCGGCTCGGGTGTGCTACGAG AGTGCTTTAAAG ATAAAGGGACGTGTTCTTGGACGTGGCAGCGCAGATTATGCGGATACAATGTATCACCTTGGAACG GTATTGTTTCTCCAAGGTAGACTAAATGACTCTGAGGTCGTTATTCAGGATTCTATCAGAGTACTAGAG GAAAATGGTCAGGGGGAGTCAATGGCATGCATCAGGAGATTACGATATCTGGCGCAG ATATACATAAAATCCAATCGTATTTCAGAAGCTGAAAATATAGAGAGAAAGGTCCTTCATATTATGGAATTATCTAAG GGATGGAACTCATTGGACACTGTAGTTGCTGCAGAAGGGTTGGGCTTAACATTACAATCATCTGGGAGCTTAAAAGAAGCACAAGAACTTCTTGAAAG GTGTCTTGATGCTCGGAAAACATTACTCCCTGAAGATCACATCCAG ATTGGAGCCAACATGCTTCACATTGCTAGGGTTGTAATGCTTAATTACAATCAACTTAGGGGGATGCATGTTTCTGATGCAATTGCTGAGCTTGACAAGGCAAAAGGTCTTTTAAACAATGCAATAAG GATAACAAGGAAAGTTATTAGTAAATCGAAAACACAAAACAAGAAGCAAGGTTATGGAGTTTCTGGAGAAACTAGGCGAGATGGTTATGCAGCAGTGATCATACTG TTGCAGTCGCTCAATGAACTAGGGCTTTTGGAGATCAACCGGCAAGAACTGCAGGAATCAGGG GCAAAGTTGTCATCCACTCCTGAGGTCAAAAATGCACATTTTGAATGCATTTCTTCCTACAAAGAG TTGGCAACTGAAAGGTTAATTGGTGATTCGACGCAAGTAAAGGCGGAGTATCTTTCTTGTTTGAAGCATCTTTCAAGTTTGTTAGATGCTAAAGGCACAACAGAATACAGAGGAACAACGTTGCAGGAGCTGAAGGATGAAATCAAGCGTGTAGAAGATGATATTTCGCAGTCGTGGAGGCATAAAAGCTAA
- the LOC107899368 gene encoding uncharacterized protein, which yields MTEQMNGASVDENNCTQSEEMLLHEALRRLISTIIYPDGSSSPPAPLLQRIKISVSENGPRLGEASRNTSRTVIRWTRSGSPLRALLVISVGSIAFLTLTGLLVFMLFFLAATVNAVIISSLIALAAAGGFLALFFACVTVFYIGAISVAAFVISTATISVIIAGLVATGWVGFFWVLWLGTKKSMDLAKHSFSMTGSALSAYSSARHAYRHQELDKVSD from the exons ATGACGGAGCAAATGAACGGTGCGTCTGTAGACGAAAATAACTGTACCCAAAGTGAGGAAATGCTGCTCCATGAAGCTCTCCGCCGTTTGATTTCGACGATCATCTACCCCGATGGATCGTCATCGCCACCAGCTCCGCTTCTGCAGCGGATCAAGATCTCTGTTTCCGAGAATGGGCCTCGCCTTGGGGAAGCCTCTAGAAACACTAGCCGTACTGTTATACGGTGGACTCGTAGTGGCAGCCCCCTTCGTGCTCTTCTTGTCATCTCT GTTGGGTCCATTGCTTTTCTTACCTTGACAGGATTGCTTGTGTTTATGCTTTTCTTTCTAGCTGCAACTGTCAATGCCGTCATCATCTCTTCCCTCATTGCTTTGGCTGCTGCAGGAGGCTTCTTGGCTCTTTTCTTTGCCTGTGTAACAGTTTTTTATATTGGGGCCATATCGGTTGCTGCTTTTGTTATTTCAACTGCAACGATTTCAGTAATTATAGCTGGTCTTGTAGCTACAG GTTGGGTTGGATTCTTTTGGGTTTTATGGTTGGGTACTAAGAAAAGTATGGACCTTGCAAAGCACTCCTTCAGCATGACTGGATCTGCTCTCTCAGCTTATTCTTCTGCTCGGCATGCTTATCGCCACCAGGAACTGGACAAAGTTTCAGACTGA
- the LOC107899369 gene encoding transmembrane 9 superfamily member 4 gives MDRIRAFLVAVAIVTLCGVPQVRSTASDHRYKAGDEVPLYANKVGPYHNPSETYRYFDFPFCSSAPVKEKKEALGEVLNGDRLVSAPYKLEFLTEKEAEIACKRKLTRDEVVKFRKAVSKDYYFQMYYDDLPIWGFLGKVEKEGKTDPADYKYYLFKHLVFEIHHNKDRVIEVTVRSDPNALVDLTEDEPVDVDFMYTVKWKETNTPFEKRMDKYSLSSSLPHHLEIHWFSIINSCVTVLLLTGFLATILMRVLKNDFIKYAHDEESADDQEESGWKYIHGDVFRYPKHKSLFAAALGSGTQLFTLTSFIFILALVGVFYPYNRGALFTALVVIYALTSGIAGYTAASFYCQLEGTNWVRNLLLTGSLFCGPLFVTFCFLNTVAIAYKATAALPFGTIVVIFLIWALVTSPLLVLGGIAGKNSKADFQAPCRTTKYPREIPPLPWYRKTIPQMAMAGFLPFSAIYIELYYIFASVWGHRIYTIYSILFIVFIILLIVTAFITVALTYFQLAAEDHEWWWRSFLCGGSTGLFIYAYCLYYYNARSDMSGFMQTSFFFGYMACICYGFFLMLGAIGFRASLLFVRHIYRSIKCE, from the exons ATGGATAGAATAAGGGCGTTTTTGGTAGCCGTGGCGATTGTCACCTTATGCGGCGTACCTCAGGTCAGATCCACCGCTTCCGATCATCGTTACAAAGCTGGTGATGAAGTTCCTCTTTATGCTAATAAAGTAGGTCCTTATCACAATCCCAG TGAGACCTACCGTTACTTCGATTTTCCGTTCTGTTCCTCAG CTCCCGTGAAGGAGAAGAAGGAAGCTTTGGGTGAAGTATTGAATGGCGATCGACTAGTGAGTGCGCCTTATAAACTTGAGTTTTTGACGGAGAAAGAGGCTGAAATTGCTTGTAAAAGGAAGCTTACGAGGGATGAAGTGGTCAAGTTCCGAAAAGCTGTCTCGAAAGACTATTACTTCCAGATGTACTACGATGACCTTCCCATTTGGGGGTTCTTGGGGAAAGTTGAAAAGGAAGGGAAGACCGATCCAGCTGATTACAAATATTACCTCTTTAAGCATCTCGTTTTTGAGATCCATCATAACAAGGATCGCGTCATTGAGGTCACTGTTCGATCTGATCCCAACGCCCTTGTGGATCTCACTGAAGATGAACCAGTTGATGTGGATTTTATGTACACTGTTAAATGGAAGGAAACCAACACTCCTTTTGAGAAACGGATGGACAAGTACTCGCTATCTTCTTCCTTGCCACACCATTTGGAAATCCACTGGTTCTCAATCATCAACTCATGTGTCACCGTTTTGCTATTGACTGGTTTCCTGGCCACCATTCTTATGCGAGTCCTTAAGAATGATTTCATTAA GTATGCACATGACGAGGAATCGGCAGATGACCAGGAGGAGTCTGGGTGGAAGTATATTCATGGTGATGTGTTCAGATACCCCAAGCACAAGTCCTTGTTTGCCGCCGCCCTTGGTTCTGGCACCCAGCTCTTCACTCT TACAAGTTTCATTTTTATCCTTGCTCTGGTTGGGGTCTTTTATCCATATAATCGAGGAGCTCTTTTCACTGCTCTGGTCGTCATTTATGCCCTTACATCTGGCATTGCTGGGTACACTGCAGCTTCTTTCTATTGCCAGCTAGAAGGAACAAATTGG GTGAGAAACTTATTACTAACCGGAAGCTTGTTTTGCGGACCTCTTTTTGTCACATTTTGCTTTCTTAATACTGTCGCAATTGCTTATAAAGCCACAGCAGCATTGCCATTTGGAACCATTGTGGTGATTTTTCTCATATGGGCTCTGGTCACTTCACCTTTATTAGTATTAGGAGGTATTGCTGGGAAGAATAGTAAGGCGGATTTTCAAGCCCCTTGTCGCACCACAAAATATCCTAGAGAGATCCCACCATTGCCTTGGTACCGGAAAACTATTCCTCAGATGGCAATGGCAGGTTTCTTGCCATTCAGTGCTATCTATATTGAACTTTACTACATATTTGCCAGCGTGTGGGGACATAGGATCTACACCATATACAGCATCCTGTTTATTGTCTTTATCATTCTCTTGATTGTCACTGCTTTTATCACTGTGGCTTTGACTTATTTTCAACTTGCTGCTGAAGACCATGAGTGGTGGTGGAG GTCCTTCCTTTGTGGTGGGTCTACCGGGCTGTTCATATACGCCTACTGTTTGTATTATTACAATGCACGGTCAGACATGTCAGGCTTCATGCAAACTTCGTTCTTCTTTGGGTACATGGCCTGCATTTGCTATGGCTTTTTCCTCATGCTTGGGGCTATTGGCTTCCGTGCATCTCTGCTCTTTGTTCGACACATTTACCGTTCTATCAAGTGTGAGTAG
- the LOC107899370 gene encoding uncharacterized protein, giving the protein MLMMMLGAVQLGAAAACVVVLVPMGMAGWHLSRNKMLFFSGALFISLAICVHLTPYFPSVPDFVTSVSSAVVFDHRSSCINLVNEISWEVKPNASFHHFNNTQNSSSIADFYDKRWDWSDSYKLKACEFTKLSKSDASDLLNGSWVVIAGDSQARLFTLSLLNLILGPQSQSMDSVRADLFKRHSDYSVLVNETGMKLDFIWAPYVMNLTNLVMNFKTQKNCPDVMIMGAGLWHMLHFTNASDYDLHLRILKTQAVSLLPFSTELAMNEPVTGSVPIKSSHLFWLGMPVLINGMLNTEEKRAKMNDAMWHAYDKALGDSKLLRQTGGPLFLLDFQSLTWNCGPHCTSDGMHYDRAIYEAAVQIMLNTLLIESHQTL; this is encoded by the coding sequence ATGTTGATGATGATGTTAGGGGCGGTGCAATTAGGGGCTGCGGCGGCGTGCGTGGTGGTTTTAGTTCCAATGGGAATGGCTGGTTGGCACTTGAGTCGTAACAAGATGCTCTTTTTCAGTGGTGCCCTTTTCATTTCTCTCGCCATTTGTGTTCATTTAACTCCTTATTTCCCTTCGGTTCCCGATTTCGTCACATCCGTTTCTTCCGCCGTTGTTTTCGATCACCGTTCTTCTTGTATCAATTTAGTCAACGAGATTTCTTGGGAAGTCAAGCCCAACGCTTCTTTTCATCATTTCAACAACACCCAGAATTCCTCTTCCATTGCTGATTTTTACGATAAGCGTTGGGATTGGTCCGATTCTTATAAGCTTAAAGCTTGTGAGTTTACGAAATTGTCTAAATCCGATGCTTCTGACTTGCTGAACGGCTCTTGGGTGGTCATCGCCGGTGATTCACAAGCACGGTTGTTCACCCTCTCTTTGTTAAATCTGATTTTGGGTCCTCAATCTCAAAGCATGGATTCAGTTCGAGCTGATTTGTTCAAAAGGCATAGCGATTACAGCGTTTTAGTTAACGAAACCGGTATGAAATTGGATTTCATTTGGGCACCTTATGTTATGAATTTGACCAATTTGGTGATGAATTTTAAGACCCAAAAGAATTGCCCTGATGTTATGATCATGGGTGCTGGTCTTTGGCACATGCTTCATTTCACCAATGCATCAGATTATGATCTGCACTTGCGTATATTAAAAACTCAAGCAGTTTCCTTGTTGCCATTTTCAACTGAGTTAGCCATGAATGAACCGGTAACTGGCTCAGTCCCCATCAAGTCATCCCACCTGTTTTGGCTCGGGATGCCGGTGCTGATCAATGGGATGTTGAACACAGAGGAGAAGAGGGCGAAGATGAATGATGCAATGTGGCATGCCTATGATAAAGCACTCGGTGATAGTAAGCTTTTACGCCAAACCGGTGGCCCTCTGTTTTTGTTGGATTTTCAGTCATTAACTTGGAATTGTGGCCCGCATTGTACATCTGATGGCATGCATTATGATAGAGCTATCTATGAAGCTGCTGTTCAGATTATGCTAAATACATTGCTTATTGAATCGCATCAAACTCTTTGA
- the LOC107899371 gene encoding expansin-A13, translated as MASSHFDEKDGIDSATCYFSDTNLIKLFNFPLFFSLLSLSFVLSLNKMSNLSSITATAALLLSLISTVTSHYSSSSFSSSPPAPQSTVWHSARATYYAASDPRDAVGGACGYGDLVKAGYGMATVGLSEALFQRGQICGACFELRCVDDLRWCIPGTSYIVTATNFCAPNYGFTAEGGGRCNPPNKHFVLPIEAFEKIAIWKAGNMPVQYRRIKCRREGGVRFTIDGSGIFVSVLISNVGGAGDIVAVKIKGSRTGWLPMGRNWGQNWHINSDLRNQPLSFEVTNSDGLTLTSYNVAPKNWNFGQTFEGKQFEV; from the exons ATGGCAAGTTCACATTTTGATGAAAAAGATGGAATCGATTCCGCTACATGTTATTTTTCAGACACCAATCTAATTAAGCTCTTTAACTTTCCTCTGTTCTTTAGTTTACTGTCTCTTTCCTTTGTTTTGTCTCTAAACAAAATGTCGAACCTATCTTCTATAACTGCAACTGCAGCTCTTCTTCTCTCGCTCATCTCTACTGTCACTTCCCATTACTCTTCCTCCTCCTTCTCTTCTTCCCCACCGGCGCCACAGTCCACCGTCTGGCACTCCGCACGCGCCACTTACTATGCCGCATCGGATCCTCGCGACGCCGTCGGCGGTGCTTGTGGGTATGGAGACCTAGTCAAGGCTGGGTACGGTATGGCGACTGTGGGTTTAAGTGAAGCTTTGTTTCAGCGTGGACAGATCTGCGGTGCTTGTTTCGAGTTAAGGTGTGTGGACGACCTGCGGTGGTGCATACCTGGGACATCTTACATTGTCACCGCCACTAATTTCTGTGCTCCAAATTATGGGTTCACGGCGGAAGGCGGTGGGCGTTGTAATCCTCCTAACAAACACTTTGTACTTCCCATTGAAGCTTTTGAAAAGATTGCTATTTGGAAAGCTGGTAACATGCCTGTCCAGTATCGAAG GATAAAGTGCAGAAGAGAAGGAGGTGTACGATTCACCATTGATGGCTCAGGGATCTTCGTGTCAGTTCTCATCAGCAATGTTGGAGGCGCTGGTGACATAGTTGCAGTTAAGATTAAAGGCTCAAGAACAGGGTGGTTACCGATGGGTCGGAATTGGGGACAAAATTGGCATATAAATTCTGATCTAAGGAATCAACCACTTTCATTTGAGGTCACTAATAGTGATGGTCTTACACTTACATCTTACAATGTTGCTCCTAAAAATTGGAACTTTGGCCAAACTTTTGAAGGAAAGCAATTCGAGGTCTAA